The bacterium genome includes a window with the following:
- the sppA gene encoding signal peptide peptidase SppA yields MRRGLFVSIVLVVALVVGLCGCYVKFPTFGERIRLSEQMLEKAKGTKDKILLVPLSGIISSSSSRGAFSSQDNLVEVLGMQLDKAKKDKHIKGLILTVNSPGGAVTASEIIYHKIAKFKKEKGVPVVVLMGDVAASGGYYISMAGDKIIAHPTTITGSIGVISMFFNLQGLFGKIGVDVVTLKTGAMKDVGSFARPMEPEEKVYIMAILEQMYGVFLDRVLANRTELTREELLKLADGRVFTASQALEAKLIDQIGYFEDAVSAVKEKGNFSAASVVAYEWPWNHKYDVYSATAPGRPIDINLLKLDLGTLDSIGRPGFYYIWTE; encoded by the coding sequence ATGAGACGAGGTTTGTTCGTTTCGATTGTCCTTGTTGTAGCGTTGGTGGTTGGCCTTTGTGGGTGCTACGTCAAGTTCCCCACGTTTGGGGAGCGCATCCGCCTGAGTGAGCAGATGCTCGAGAAGGCTAAGGGCACTAAGGATAAGATCCTGCTGGTTCCGCTCAGCGGCATCATCAGCTCGTCCTCGTCCCGTGGTGCGTTTTCGTCGCAAGACAACCTGGTAGAGGTGCTGGGGATGCAGCTTGATAAGGCGAAGAAGGACAAACACATCAAGGGGCTGATCCTGACTGTGAACTCACCCGGTGGTGCGGTAACGGCTTCTGAGATTATTTACCATAAGATCGCGAAGTTCAAGAAAGAAAAGGGCGTTCCCGTGGTAGTCCTAATGGGAGATGTGGCGGCCTCCGGCGGATACTACATATCGATGGCCGGCGACAAAATAATCGCCCACCCCACCACCATAACTGGCAGCATCGGCGTTATCTCCATGTTCTTCAATCTTCAGGGCCTCTTCGGCAAGATCGGTGTTGATGTCGTAACCCTGAAGACCGGTGCGATGAAGGACGTTGGTTCGTTTGCACGGCCTATGGAGCCCGAGGAGAAGGTTTATATAATGGCGATTCTTGAGCAGATGTATGGCGTTTTTCTGGACCGCGTGCTTGCTAACCGCACTGAACTCACGAGGGAGGAGCTGCTCAAGCTTGCTGATGGTCGTGTCTTTACGGCCAGCCAAGCACTCGAGGCGAAGCTCATCGACCAGATAGGCTACTTCGAGGACGCGGTGTCGGCTGTCAAGGAGAAGGGCAATTTCAGTGCGGCGTCGGTCGTCGCCTACGAGTGGCCCTGGAACCACAAATACGATGTCTATTCAGCGACTGCGCCGGGGAGACCCATCGACATAAACCTCCTGAAGCTAGATCTTGGCACGCTCGATTCTATCGGGAGGCCGGGGTTCTATTACATCTGGACGGAGTAG
- the lpxC gene encoding UDP-3-O-acyl-N-acetylglucosamine deacetylase — protein MQKTLERCVSCTGIGLHSGEKVRMNLCPAPADTGIVFRRVDLGGRSVAACLGNVADVFYATSLKDGDVEVQTVEHLLAAFTAMGIDNAFVEIDAKEVPILDGSAAPLVFLIKEAGIRTLNRPRRCIVIKEPIRVETDGKWLSVLPCDHLQISYTVDFEHPVIAKQSCSFAITRDEFIKELAPARTFGFLTEIRQLMKMGLAQGGCLDNAIVVNDHRILNPYLRFKDEFVRHKALDLLGDLALLGAPVFGHVVAYKAGHSLHTALVGAILEDEENWYEAELSRATLKAVAAQNANGKAYLSI, from the coding sequence ATGCAAAAGACGCTGGAGCGGTGTGTCTCATGCACAGGGATCGGGCTTCACAGCGGCGAGAAGGTTCGTATGAACCTGTGTCCTGCACCTGCCGACACAGGCATCGTGTTTCGCCGCGTTGACCTCGGTGGGAGGTCAGTCGCAGCCTGTCTGGGGAATGTCGCGGACGTTTTCTACGCGACGTCTCTGAAGGATGGCGATGTCGAGGTCCAGACGGTTGAGCATCTGCTTGCGGCGTTTACGGCGATGGGCATTGACAATGCCTTTGTCGAGATCGATGCGAAAGAAGTGCCAATTCTCGATGGGAGCGCCGCACCATTGGTGTTTTTAATCAAAGAGGCGGGCATCCGGACACTGAACAGGCCGCGCCGCTGTATCGTGATCAAGGAGCCCATCCGGGTGGAGACGGACGGCAAGTGGCTGTCGGTTTTGCCGTGCGATCATCTTCAGATTTCCTATACTGTTGATTTTGAGCACCCGGTCATCGCCAAGCAGTCATGCTCATTCGCCATAACTCGGGACGAGTTTATTAAGGAGCTCGCGCCGGCCAGAACGTTCGGTTTCCTGACCGAGATCCGACAGCTCATGAAGATGGGCCTTGCGCAGGGCGGCTGCCTGGACAACGCGATCGTGGTCAACGACCACCGTATCCTGAATCCCTACCTGAGGTTCAAGGACGAGTTCGTGAGGCACAAGGCGCTCGACTTGCTCGGCGACTTGGCCCTGTTGGGCGCGCCCGTCTTCGGCCACGTAGTGGCTTACAAGGCGGGTCATTCCCTTCACACGGCGCTAGTCGGGGCGATCCTCGAGGATGAGGAGAACTGGTACGAGGCAGAGCTCTCGAGGGCCACGCTCAAGGCCGTCGCTGCTCAGAATGCAAATGGGAAGGCGTATCTTTCGATATAG
- a CDS encoding radical SAM protein, with protein MANEPKVLLITAKTVRPKYQCMPLIGVAYIASYLRERGIDVDILDATALDVSYEGVVEYVSFYDFDFVGITAIAATCQSALRHLREIKEAHPKIVTVIGGPHATALHEQLTRENDFVDYCVRGEGEITAYELIDTVWKGGDVSKVKGVTFKRDGQVITTPPRPYIEDLDTLPYPALDLMPLHEYYFEMRGLATRKDLILPFCSGRGCYSNCGFCASKMMWGGPRLRAVDKVIEELVWMREKYDMKVLFSYDDIMSANRKWLIEFCQKFIEAGLNDIRWSCDARADTLTDEMLMWLKKANCAYVLLGLEFGTQRLLDMANKKLKLSKVKEATKMIRKHGINSCGSFIIGYPTETKEDILRTGRFARSLNLDAVLTNLAVPYPGTKMYDFCVEHDLLIGNLDDEAYGSPLIPMVKLEGITPEETVKLLGKVHRIIKFSPQYVANKIRNRLNT; from the coding sequence ATGGCAAATGAACCTAAAGTGTTGCTGATTACGGCAAAGACTGTCCGTCCTAAGTATCAGTGTATGCCTCTTATCGGCGTGGCATACATCGCTTCCTATTTGCGGGAGCGAGGGATAGACGTTGATATTCTGGACGCGACAGCGCTGGACGTGAGTTACGAGGGCGTCGTTGAATACGTGTCCTTTTACGACTTTGATTTCGTGGGCATCACTGCTATCGCAGCGACGTGCCAAAGCGCCCTTCGCCATCTCCGGGAGATCAAAGAGGCGCATCCAAAGATAGTCACGGTTATTGGCGGGCCTCACGCAACAGCCCTCCATGAGCAGCTCACCAGGGAGAACGATTTCGTCGATTACTGCGTTAGAGGCGAGGGTGAGATCACCGCCTATGAGCTGATCGACACGGTGTGGAAAGGCGGTGATGTGTCGAAGGTCAAGGGCGTTACGTTCAAGAGGGACGGCCAGGTCATAACAACGCCGCCCAGGCCTTATATCGAGGACCTCGACACCCTGCCGTATCCCGCCCTAGACCTGATGCCTCTGCACGAGTATTACTTTGAGATGAGAGGGTTGGCGACAAGGAAGGACCTGATCCTGCCGTTCTGCTCAGGCCGAGGTTGCTACAGCAACTGTGGTTTCTGCGCCTCGAAGATGATGTGGGGCGGGCCGAGGCTGCGAGCGGTTGACAAGGTGATCGAGGAGCTCGTGTGGATGCGGGAGAAGTATGACATGAAGGTCCTGTTCTCGTATGACGACATTATGAGCGCCAACCGCAAGTGGCTCATTGAGTTCTGCCAGAAGTTCATCGAGGCGGGCCTGAACGACATTCGCTGGTCGTGTGACGCTAGAGCAGACACTTTGACCGACGAGATGCTGATGTGGCTGAAGAAGGCCAACTGCGCATACGTGCTGCTGGGCCTGGAGTTCGGCACGCAGAGGCTTTTGGACATGGCCAACAAGAAGCTCAAACTCTCAAAGGTCAAAGAGGCAACTAAGATGATAAGAAAACACGGCATCAACTCCTGCGGTTCCTTCATAATAGGCTATCCGACGGAGACGAAGGAGGATATCCTCCGGACGGGGCGGTTCGCCAGAAGCCTCAACCTCGATGCTGTGCTGACGAATCTCGCGGTCCCCTATCCCGGCACAAAGATGTATGACTTCTGTGTCGAGCACGACCTGTTAATTGGAAACCTCGACGATGAGGCCTACGGTTCGCCACTGATCCCAATGGTAAAGCTGGAAGGGATAACTCCGGAGGAGACAGTCAAATTGCTCGGCAAGGTTCACCGGATTATCAAGTTCTCACCGCAATACGTGGCCAACAAGATTCGGAACCGGCTGAACACGTGA
- a CDS encoding DNA methyltransferase, translated as MVLLDNVQFIYELALAQLELQSFGARFALADGFRQFRLLEAKDDDELRRRLAYFKSVNGALTHYFHIIRKNRTRSLNQYLTHWIYPYKGKFHPQMIRALLNIIGLSPGETLLDPFAGSGTAAVEAQLLGINCIGFDISPLCVLQSRVKTESVLAYDEILSASEEVMSAVGASLLDSQLRVARDVIDSMDEGPVRNFYEMVELVSISDRARRRRDFGSSFVKNLERMLASVGDYRSVAESLGLKLGDVNIVRGDARSLDLPDASIDGIITSPPYSIALDYLANDAHALEHLGYAAADLRPRFMGLRGRGEAKLALYNEDLKRSLAEMFRVLRRDGYAAIVVGNATYSGQEVKTIDSVTRFAQEIGFRLEKDVPKIIFGLYNVMQSEHILIFRKAS; from the coding sequence CTGGTCCTGCTGGATAACGTTCAGTTCATATACGAGCTGGCGCTTGCGCAGCTCGAGCTTCAGTCTTTTGGGGCACGCTTTGCGCTCGCTGACGGTTTCAGGCAATTCAGACTGCTCGAGGCAAAGGACGACGACGAGCTTCGCAGAAGACTGGCCTACTTCAAATCCGTCAACGGAGCGCTTACCCACTATTTCCACATCATTAGGAAGAACAGAACCAGGTCCTTAAACCAGTATCTGACGCACTGGATATACCCCTACAAGGGCAAGTTCCATCCTCAGATGATACGGGCGCTGTTGAACATCATAGGGCTGAGTCCGGGGGAGACCCTTCTCGATCCTTTTGCCGGGAGCGGCACCGCTGCGGTCGAGGCGCAGCTTCTGGGGATCAATTGTATCGGTTTTGACATCTCTCCTCTCTGTGTCCTTCAGAGCAGAGTGAAGACCGAGTCCGTTCTCGCTTATGACGAGATTCTTTCGGCCAGCGAGGAAGTAATGAGCGCAGTCGGCGCCTCGTTGCTCGACAGTCAACTTCGGGTGGCAAGGGATGTGATCGATTCAATGGACGAGGGCCCCGTGCGGAACTTCTACGAGATGGTTGAGCTGGTCTCGATCAGCGATCGCGCACGGAGAAGAAGGGATTTTGGCAGTTCGTTCGTCAAGAACCTCGAGCGTATGCTCGCATCTGTCGGCGATTATCGCAGTGTTGCCGAATCCCTCGGCCTCAAGCTGGGCGATGTCAACATAGTCCGGGGCGATGCGCGCTCCCTTGACCTCCCTGATGCCTCAATCGACGGGATAATAACCTCGCCGCCTTACTCGATTGCGCTGGACTACCTGGCGAATGATGCTCACGCCTTGGAGCATTTGGGTTACGCGGCGGCAGACCTGCGACCGAGGTTCATGGGTCTCCGGGGAAGAGGCGAGGCGAAGCTCGCGCTCTACAATGAAGACCTGAAGAGGAGCCTGGCCGAGATGTTCAGAGTCTTGAGGCGAGACGGATACGCCGCGATCGTGGTCGGGAACGCGACCTACTCGGGCCAAGAGGTCAAGACGATTGATTCCGTGACTCGCTTTGCTCAGGAGATAGGCTTTCGCCTCGAGAAGGACGTGCCCAAGATCATCTTCGGCCTCTATAACGTCATGCAGAGCGAACATATCCTGATATTCCGCAAGGCATCGTAG